The Azospirillum baldaniorum genome contains a region encoding:
- the sfsA gene encoding DNA/RNA nuclease SfsA produces MRFPTPLLQGRLVRRYKRFLADVELDGALVTAHVPNSGSMIGVDAPGSAVWLSRSDNPKRKLAHTLELVEALDDPDAPCLVGVNTSHPNGLVAAAIAAGTIPELAGYARLRREVKYGRNSRIDILLEDEARPPAYVEVKNVHLRRPAQGDGQAAEFPDCVTARGAKHLVEMAEMVRQGARAVMVYLVQRADCAYFRVAADIDPAYAAGLRLALESGVEAVCWSCRITPQAIELERPLPIRTD; encoded by the coding sequence ATGCGCTTCCCCACCCCCCTCCTGCAAGGCCGCCTCGTCCGCCGCTACAAGCGGTTCCTCGCCGACGTGGAACTCGACGGCGCCCTGGTCACCGCCCATGTTCCGAACTCGGGCAGCATGATCGGGGTGGATGCCCCCGGCTCCGCCGTCTGGCTGTCACGGTCGGACAACCCCAAGCGCAAGCTCGCCCATACGCTGGAGCTGGTTGAGGCGCTGGACGATCCGGACGCCCCCTGCCTCGTCGGCGTCAACACGTCGCATCCCAACGGGCTGGTCGCCGCCGCCATCGCCGCCGGCACCATCCCGGAACTGGCCGGCTACGCCCGGCTGCGCCGCGAGGTGAAGTACGGGCGCAATTCCCGCATCGACATCCTGCTGGAGGACGAGGCCCGGCCGCCGGCCTATGTCGAGGTCAAGAACGTCCATCTGCGCCGCCCCGCGCAGGGCGACGGGCAGGCCGCGGAGTTCCCGGACTGCGTGACCGCCCGTGGCGCCAAGCATCTGGTGGAGATGGCCGAGATGGTCCGCCAGGGCGCGCGGGCGGTCATGGTCTACCTTGTGCAGCGCGCCGACTGCGCCTACTTCCGAGTCGCCGCCGACATCGACCCTGCCTACGCCGCCGGATTGCGCCTCGCGCTCGAATCGGGGGTGGAAGCCGTGTGCTGGTCCTGTAGGATCACCCCGCAGGCGATCGAACTGGAACGGCCGCTGCCGATCCGCACGGATTGA
- the map gene encoding type I methionyl aminopeptidase — MRKAGRLAAATLDFITPYVQPGVTTGELDRLLEQHIRDHGGVPAPLGYRGFPKANCISVNHVVCHGIPGDKRLQNGDILNIDVTPILDGWYGDSSRMYLCGDVGVKAKKLVDVTYDALMIGINQVKPGATLGDVGHAIQTFAEGHRYSVVRDFCGHGLGRVFHEPPSVLHFGNPGTGAVLREGMIFTIEPMINAGRYDVKILGDGWTAVTKDKSLSAQFEHSIGVTKDGCEIFTLSPAGFHKPPYAVPAEEATAAV, encoded by the coding sequence ATGCGCAAGGCCGGACGGCTGGCCGCGGCCACGCTCGATTTCATCACGCCCTACGTCCAGCCGGGCGTCACCACCGGCGAACTGGACCGGCTGCTGGAACAGCACATCCGCGACCATGGCGGCGTCCCGGCGCCGCTCGGCTACCGCGGCTTCCCGAAGGCCAACTGCATCTCCGTCAACCATGTGGTCTGCCACGGCATCCCAGGCGACAAGCGGCTGCAGAACGGCGACATCCTGAACATCGACGTCACGCCCATCCTCGACGGCTGGTACGGCGACAGCAGCCGCATGTATCTGTGCGGCGACGTCGGCGTGAAGGCGAAGAAGCTGGTGGACGTCACCTACGACGCGCTGATGATCGGCATCAATCAGGTGAAGCCGGGCGCCACGCTGGGCGACGTCGGCCACGCCATCCAGACCTTCGCGGAAGGCCACCGCTACTCGGTCGTCCGCGACTTCTGCGGCCACGGGCTGGGCCGCGTCTTCCACGAGCCGCCGTCGGTCCTGCATTTCGGCAACCCCGGCACCGGCGCCGTCCTGCGCGAGGGCATGATCTTCACCATTGAACCGATGATCAACGCCGGCCGCTACGACGTGAAGATCCTCGGCGACGGCTGGACCGCGGTGACCAAGGACAAGTCGCTGTCCGCCCAGTTCGAGCATTCCATCGGCGTGACCAAGGACGGCTGCGAGATCTTCACCCTGTCCCCCGCCGGCTTCCACAAGCCCCCCTACGCCGTCCCGGCCGAGGAAGCGACCGCCGCCGTATGA
- the radC gene encoding RadC family protein, which produces MAGRNSAKRSGDAEEAQRLPGLEPPSDVSVEETHHKGHRQRLYTRFLDGGPDALQDYELLEMILFAVNPRRDVKPLAKALIRDFGDIWSVVNAPPPRLRGYCVGEVSLASDKAVAMLRAVGAAALRGMRQRVMDRPVLANWQSLLDYCTAAMAHQPMEQFRLLFLDRKNKLIADEVQQTGTVDHTPVYPREVVRRALELSASAIILVHNHPSGDPTPSRADVEMTKEILRAAHSLGIAVHDHVIVGKGKHVSFKAQGLM; this is translated from the coding sequence ATGGCGGGACGGAACAGCGCGAAGCGATCGGGGGATGCGGAGGAGGCTCAGCGGCTTCCCGGGCTGGAGCCGCCCTCTGACGTCTCCGTGGAGGAGACCCATCACAAGGGCCACCGCCAGCGCCTCTACACCCGCTTCCTCGACGGCGGGCCGGACGCGCTCCAGGATTACGAGCTGCTGGAGATGATCCTCTTCGCGGTGAACCCGCGCCGCGACGTGAAGCCGCTGGCCAAGGCGCTGATCCGCGATTTCGGCGACATCTGGAGCGTCGTCAACGCTCCGCCGCCCCGCCTGCGCGGCTATTGCGTGGGGGAAGTCTCGCTGGCCTCCGACAAGGCCGTCGCGATGCTGAGGGCGGTCGGGGCGGCGGCGCTGCGCGGAATGCGTCAGCGGGTGATGGACCGGCCCGTGTTGGCCAACTGGCAGTCGCTGCTGGACTACTGCACCGCCGCCATGGCCCACCAGCCGATGGAGCAGTTCCGCCTGCTCTTCCTCGACCGCAAGAACAAGCTGATCGCCGACGAGGTGCAGCAGACCGGCACGGTGGACCACACCCCGGTCTACCCGCGCGAGGTGGTGCGGCGCGCGCTGGAGCTGTCGGCCAGCGCCATCATCCTGGTGCACAACCACCCGTCCGGCGACCCCACCCCCAGCCGCGCCGACGTGGAGATGACCAAGGAGATCCTGCGCGCCGCCCACAGCCTGGGCATCGCGGTCCACGACCACGTCATCGTCGGCAAGGGCAAGCATGTCAGCTTCAAAGCCCAAGGGTTGATGTAG
- a CDS encoding TerB family tellurite resistance protein: MGLFDMFKGSAPLDLTPHRTLVVSLIYCMGADGELDPEEVGHLLSVMGRSATREELDRCFKYARSTPPDAFLAAATPNLNEQQRLCILLNMLDSAMADGEAEQGERDLIARFQQAFGLDDAKLGPYFQALVAKNDRSVLGA; this comes from the coding sequence ATGGGCCTTTTCGACATGTTCAAGGGATCGGCGCCGCTGGATCTCACCCCCCACCGGACGCTGGTCGTCTCGCTGATCTACTGCATGGGCGCGGACGGCGAGCTGGACCCCGAGGAGGTCGGTCACCTGCTGTCCGTGATGGGCCGCAGCGCCACGCGGGAGGAGTTGGACCGCTGCTTCAAGTACGCGCGCAGCACCCCGCCCGACGCCTTCCTGGCCGCCGCCACGCCGAACCTGAACGAGCAGCAGCGGCTGTGCATCCTGCTGAACATGCTCGACAGCGCCATGGCCGACGGCGAGGCCGAACAGGGCGAGCGTGATCTGATCGCGCGCTTCCAGCAGGCCTTCGGCCTCGACGACGCCAAGCTCGGCCCCTATTTCCAGGCGCTGGTCGCCAAGAACGACCGCAGCGTGCTGGGCGCGTAA
- a CDS encoding bifunctional diguanylate cyclase/phosphodiesterase yields MSDPIAELMREPSRTSDERRLYRLQFLASLFLIAAVVGGLGAYFIWQHRLDFEADLKQTEARYLEVQRQTLQEELENARSYLAYMRSRTEPLLRAELRAKVDEAYGIAWTIYEREKDYLPEESIRQSIKETLRPLRFFGGRGYYFIDDMQGTCVLLPTDPQREGSSLIDNRDDQGRPIMRNLIRAVDDPEMQGFTRYRWYAPGNPHSMSDKFAYVRRFEPFNWLIGTGDYVGAVEEKLQRETLERLRARRFGDSGFIAVMREDGEVLLSPTSPAAEGKNASDLPWETERDLVTRLLEAGRQGGGELRFDWVHPVTGRPAPKLSYATAPDVWGWVLVAGFYTDDIDSVLAQRRAEISAGMKKRILTTVAVLALALAASAGVSWLVTGWVRRIVQGYQSNMRESDSMLRERARQLYLANFFVDHVSEIVVLADAELRIAYVNPFGCAALGAPMAGLAGGHADLLERFRDEASEASAHYETLYRTRDGRTLELEVTASRVTYDGDAYYCAIARDISERKRAEWELRLSAKVFDNAAEGMVVTNEKNRIVAVNDAFCRITGYSREEVIGGDPAMLSSGRQDGAFYAAMWVKLKEEGHWSGEIWNKRKSGEVYPEWLSIQMVRNEAGEAVNYIAAFSDITEKRAQEERIRHLAQYDFLTDLPNRFLLRDRLERAMLAADRHGTKVGLLFVDLDRFKTINDSLGHGVGDRLLRAVGARLLGTVRASDTVSRQGGDEFVILVNDLDGPDAACSVARKVLRAMTESFPVDGHELQISPSIGIALYPDDATTIDALLKCADMAMYAAKEAGRANHQFFTPELNKRASERMWLESNLRHALADNELELHFQPQFAVDGRRLVGAEGLLRWRRRDGTMIPPGQFIPVAEDTGLIQPIGDWVLGEACRRAADLLARGHPILIAINLSAVQLRRPGLADRVAFWLDAYKVPARCLELEVTESVLMDESDMVTGTFARLREMGVALAIDDFGTGYSSLSYLKRFRVDKLKIDRSFVTSLTDGSDGGAIAEAIIGMARSLRMQTLAEGVETEEQFGGLARLGCDQIQGYLLGRPMPYDDFVAFIARHAATPEAVG; encoded by the coding sequence TTGTCCGATCCGATCGCCGAGTTGATGCGCGAGCCGTCCCGGACTTCGGACGAAAGGCGCCTTTACCGCCTGCAGTTCCTGGCGTCCCTGTTTCTGATTGCGGCGGTGGTGGGGGGCTTGGGCGCCTACTTCATCTGGCAGCACCGGCTGGATTTCGAGGCCGACCTGAAGCAGACCGAAGCCCGCTACCTGGAAGTGCAGCGCCAGACCCTGCAGGAGGAGCTGGAGAACGCACGCTCCTACCTCGCCTACATGCGGTCGCGCACCGAACCGCTGCTGCGCGCCGAGCTGCGCGCCAAGGTGGACGAGGCCTACGGCATCGCCTGGACCATCTACGAGCGCGAGAAGGACTATCTGCCCGAGGAGTCGATCCGGCAGTCGATCAAGGAAACCCTGCGACCCCTGCGCTTCTTCGGCGGGCGCGGCTACTACTTCATCGACGACATGCAGGGCACCTGCGTGCTGCTGCCCACCGACCCGCAGCGGGAGGGCAGCTCGCTGATCGACAACCGCGATGACCAGGGGCGCCCGATCATGCGCAACCTGATCCGCGCCGTGGACGATCCGGAAATGCAGGGCTTCACCCGCTACCGCTGGTACGCGCCGGGCAACCCGCACAGCATGTCCGACAAGTTCGCTTATGTCCGCCGGTTCGAGCCGTTCAACTGGCTGATCGGCACCGGCGACTATGTCGGGGCGGTGGAGGAGAAGCTTCAGCGCGAGACGCTGGAGCGGTTGCGCGCCCGGCGCTTCGGGGATTCGGGCTTCATCGCCGTGATGCGGGAGGATGGCGAGGTGCTGCTCTCCCCGACCTCCCCGGCGGCGGAGGGCAAGAACGCCAGCGACCTGCCCTGGGAGACCGAGCGGGATCTGGTCACCCGCCTGCTGGAGGCCGGCCGGCAGGGCGGCGGGGAGCTGCGCTTCGACTGGGTGCATCCGGTCACCGGGCGCCCGGCGCCGAAACTGTCCTATGCCACGGCGCCGGACGTCTGGGGGTGGGTGCTGGTCGCCGGCTTCTACACCGATGACATCGACTCCGTGCTGGCGCAGCGGCGGGCCGAGATCAGCGCCGGCATGAAGAAGCGCATCCTGACCACCGTGGCGGTGCTGGCGCTGGCGCTGGCCGCGTCGGCCGGGGTGTCCTGGCTGGTCACCGGCTGGGTCCGCCGCATTGTCCAGGGCTACCAGTCCAACATGCGGGAGAGCGACAGCATGCTGCGCGAGCGGGCGCGGCAGCTCTACCTCGCCAACTTCTTCGTGGACCATGTGTCCGAGATCGTCGTGCTGGCGGATGCGGAGCTGCGCATCGCCTACGTCAACCCCTTCGGCTGCGCCGCGCTGGGCGCTCCGATGGCCGGGCTGGCCGGTGGCCACGCCGACCTGCTGGAACGCTTCCGCGACGAGGCGTCCGAGGCGTCGGCCCATTACGAGACGCTCTACCGCACCCGCGACGGGCGGACGCTGGAGCTGGAGGTGACGGCCAGCCGCGTCACCTACGACGGCGACGCCTACTACTGCGCCATCGCCCGCGACATCTCGGAGCGCAAGCGCGCGGAGTGGGAGCTGCGGCTGTCCGCCAAGGTGTTCGACAACGCCGCCGAAGGCATGGTCGTCACCAACGAGAAGAACCGCATCGTCGCGGTCAACGACGCCTTCTGCCGCATCACCGGCTACAGCCGCGAGGAGGTGATCGGCGGTGATCCGGCCATGCTCTCCTCGGGCCGGCAGGACGGCGCCTTCTACGCCGCGATGTGGGTGAAGCTGAAGGAGGAGGGCCACTGGTCCGGCGAAATCTGGAACAAGCGCAAGTCCGGCGAGGTCTATCCGGAATGGCTCAGCATCCAGATGGTGCGCAACGAGGCGGGGGAGGCCGTCAACTACATCGCCGCCTTCTCCGACATCACCGAGAAGCGCGCCCAGGAGGAGCGCATCCGGCATCTGGCGCAGTATGATTTCCTGACCGACCTGCCCAACCGCTTCCTGCTGCGCGACCGGCTGGAGCGCGCGATGCTCGCCGCCGACCGGCACGGCACGAAGGTGGGGCTGCTGTTCGTCGATCTCGACCGCTTCAAGACCATCAACGACAGCCTGGGGCACGGCGTCGGCGACCGGCTGCTGCGCGCGGTGGGGGCGCGGCTGCTGGGGACGGTGCGGGCCAGCGACACCGTCAGCCGCCAGGGCGGCGACGAGTTCGTCATCCTCGTCAACGACCTGGACGGTCCCGACGCGGCCTGTTCGGTGGCCCGCAAGGTGCTGCGGGCGATGACCGAATCCTTCCCGGTGGACGGGCACGAGCTGCAGATCTCCCCGTCCATCGGCATCGCGCTCTATCCCGACGACGCGACCACCATCGACGCGCTTTTGAAATGCGCGGACATGGCGATGTACGCCGCCAAGGAGGCGGGGCGTGCCAACCACCAGTTCTTCACGCCGGAGCTGAACAAGCGGGCCTCGGAGCGCATGTGGCTGGAAAGCAACCTGCGCCACGCCCTGGCCGACAACGAGCTGGAGCTGCATTTCCAGCCGCAGTTCGCGGTGGACGGCCGCCGCCTCGTCGGGGCGGAGGGCCTGCTGCGCTGGCGCCGCCGCGACGGCACGATGATCCCGCCCGGTCAGTTCATCCCGGTGGCCGAGGACACCGGCCTGATCCAGCCGATCGGCGACTGGGTGCTGGGCGAGGCCTGCCGCCGCGCCGCCGACCTGCTCGCCCGCGGCCACCCGATTCTCATCGCCATCAACCTGTCGGCGGTGCAGCTTCGCCGCCCCGGTCTGGCCGACCGCGTGGCCTTCTGGCTGGACGCCTACAAGGTGCCGGCCCGCTGCCTGGAGCTGGAGGTGACGGAAAGCGTCCTGATGGACGAGTCCGACATGGTGACCGGCACCTTCGCCCGGCTGCGCGAGATGGGGGTGGCGCTGGCCATCGACGATTTCGGCACCGGCTATTCCAGCCTCAGCTATCTGAAGCGCTTCCGCGTCGACAAGCTGAAGATCGACCGCTCCTTCGTGACCAGCCTGACCGACGGCTCCGATGGCGGTGCCATCGCCGAGGCGATCATCGGCATGGCGCGCTCGCTGCGCATGCAGACCCTGGCCGAGGGGGTGGAGACGGAGGAGCAGTTCGGCGGCCTCGCCCGGCTCGGCTGCGACCAGATCCAGGGCTATCTGCTGGGCCGCCCCATGCCCTACGACGATTTCGTGGCCTTCATCGCCCGTCACGCCGCCACTCCAGAGGCGGTCGGCTGA
- the purB gene encoding adenylosuccinate lyase, with product MIPRYTRPEMSRIWEPENRFRIWFEIEAHACDAQAELGVIPKEAAAAVWERGKWEIDRIDEIERETRHDVIAFLTNLAEHVGPEARFVHQGMTSSDVLDTCLAVQMTQAADLLLDDMDKLLAVLKRRAYEHKDTVTIGRSHGIHAEPTTFGLKLAGHYAAFARGRERLVQARADIATCAISGAVGTFANIDPRVEQHVAAKMGLTPEPVSTQVIPRDRHAFYFSVLGVIASSIENLAVEIRHLQRTEVREAEEYFHPGQKGSSAMPHKRNPVLSENLTGLARIVRAAVVPALENVALWHERDISHSSVERMFGPDATVTLDFALARLTGMMDKLVVYPERMQKNLDDLGGLVFSQRVLLALTQAGMSREDSYKAVQRNAMQVWEKGGNFLDLLSSDADVAKHISRETLAPMFDMTYHTKNVDMVFKRVFGE from the coding sequence ATGATCCCCCGCTACACCCGCCCCGAAATGTCCCGCATCTGGGAGCCGGAGAACCGGTTCCGCATCTGGTTCGAGATCGAGGCGCACGCCTGCGACGCGCAGGCGGAGCTGGGGGTCATCCCAAAGGAGGCCGCCGCCGCCGTGTGGGAGCGCGGCAAATGGGAGATCGACCGCATCGACGAGATCGAGCGGGAGACCCGCCACGACGTCATCGCCTTCCTGACCAACCTCGCCGAGCATGTCGGGCCGGAGGCGCGCTTCGTCCACCAGGGCATGACCTCGTCGGACGTGCTGGACACCTGCCTCGCCGTGCAGATGACCCAGGCCGCCGACCTGCTGCTCGACGACATGGACAAGCTGCTGGCCGTTCTGAAGCGCCGCGCCTACGAGCACAAGGACACCGTCACCATCGGGCGCAGCCACGGCATCCACGCCGAGCCGACGACCTTCGGCCTGAAGCTGGCCGGCCATTACGCCGCCTTCGCCCGCGGGCGCGAGCGTTTGGTCCAGGCGCGCGCCGACATCGCCACCTGCGCCATCTCGGGCGCCGTCGGCACCTTCGCCAACATCGACCCGCGGGTGGAACAGCACGTCGCCGCCAAGATGGGGCTGACGCCGGAGCCGGTGTCCACCCAGGTCATCCCGCGCGACCGCCACGCCTTCTACTTCTCGGTTCTGGGCGTCATCGCCTCGTCGATCGAGAATCTGGCCGTGGAGATCCGCCACCTGCAGCGCACCGAGGTGCGCGAGGCGGAGGAGTATTTCCATCCGGGCCAGAAGGGCTCGTCGGCGATGCCGCACAAGCGCAACCCGGTGCTGTCGGAGAACCTGACGGGTCTGGCGCGCATCGTCCGCGCCGCCGTCGTCCCGGCGCTGGAGAACGTCGCCCTGTGGCACGAGCGCGACATCTCCCACAGCTCGGTCGAGCGCATGTTCGGCCCCGACGCCACGGTGACGCTGGACTTCGCGCTGGCCCGCCTGACCGGCATGATGGACAAGCTGGTGGTCTATCCGGAGCGCATGCAGAAGAACCTGGACGATCTGGGCGGGCTGGTCTTCTCGCAGCGCGTTCTGCTGGCCCTGACCCAGGCCGGGATGAGCCGCGAGGACAGCTACAAGGCGGTGCAGCGCAACGCCATGCAGGTGTGGGAGAAGGGCGGCAACTTCCTGGATCTGCTGTCGTCGGACGCCGACGTGGCGAAGCACATCTCCCGCGAGACGCTGGCCCCGATGTTCGACATGACCTACCACACGAAGAACGTCGACATGGTGTTCAAGCGCGTGTTCGGGGAGTGA
- a CDS encoding DUF1476 domain-containing protein: MTTFDERERAFENKFQHDQDLLFRIRARRDRLAGLWAASLLGLTGGEADAYVRQIIDADIAATGPHDVRDRLAADLHARGVDISDHRVEKELARLLDVARVQVHAE; encoded by the coding sequence ATGACGACCTTCGACGAGCGCGAAAGGGCCTTCGAGAACAAGTTCCAGCACGACCAGGATCTGCTCTTCAGGATTCGCGCGCGCCGCGACCGGCTGGCGGGACTCTGGGCCGCGAGCCTGCTGGGCCTGACCGGGGGCGAGGCCGACGCCTATGTCCGCCAGATCATCGACGCCGACATCGCGGCCACCGGTCCGCACGACGTGCGTGACCGTCTGGCCGCCGACCTGCACGCCAGGGGCGTCGACATCTCCGACCACCGCGTGGAGAAGGAGCTGGCCCGTCTGCTGGACGTCGCGCGCGTGCAGGTGCACGCGGAGTAA
- a CDS encoding NRDE family protein, protein MCSVILLRRPDATWPLILGANRDEMAGRPWKAPARHWPDRPNVVAGLDEMAGGSWLGLNDEGVVAAVLNRMGTLGPEAGKRSRGELVLDALDFADAAEAALAMAQLDTRAYRPFNLLIADNRDARLLVHRGPSPRNRPEMIEIPAGVHMVTASDLDDVEEDPRQAQYLPLFRHAAPPDPERGEAEDLWGGWPELLASRIWDDGERGERGAMNFLLPSGFGTVSSALIALPAVERPDLDPVWHFAAGRPHEAPWQPVSLGPVSLG, encoded by the coding sequence ATGTGCAGCGTGATCCTCCTGCGACGACCGGACGCAACGTGGCCCTTGATCCTGGGCGCCAACCGCGACGAGATGGCCGGACGGCCCTGGAAGGCCCCGGCGCGCCACTGGCCCGACCGCCCCAACGTCGTCGCGGGGCTGGACGAGATGGCCGGCGGCTCCTGGCTGGGCCTGAACGACGAGGGCGTCGTGGCCGCCGTGCTGAACCGCATGGGCACGCTGGGGCCGGAGGCCGGCAAGCGGTCGCGCGGGGAGCTGGTGCTGGACGCGCTGGATTTCGCCGACGCGGCGGAGGCGGCGCTGGCCATGGCGCAGCTCGACACGCGGGCCTACCGGCCCTTCAACCTGCTGATCGCCGACAACCGCGACGCCCGGCTGCTCGTCCACCGCGGCCCGTCCCCGCGCAACCGCCCGGAGATGATCGAAATCCCCGCAGGCGTCCACATGGTCACCGCCAGCGATCTGGACGACGTGGAGGAGGACCCGCGGCAGGCCCAGTATCTCCCCCTCTTCCGGCACGCCGCACCGCCCGACCCGGAGCGGGGCGAAGCCGAGGATCTCTGGGGCGGTTGGCCGGAGCTGCTGGCGAGCCGCATCTGGGACGACGGCGAGCGGGGCGAGCGCGGGGCGATGAACTTCCTGCTGCCCAGCGGATTCGGCACGGTGTCGAGCGCGCTGATCGCCCTGCCCGCCGTGGAGCGCCCGGACCTCGACCCGGTCTGGCACTTCGCCGCCGGCCGGCCGCACGAAGCGCCGTGGCAGCCCGTCTCGTTGGGGCCCGTCTCGTTGGGGTAA
- the purC gene encoding phosphoribosylaminoimidazolesuccinocarboxamide synthase translates to MTRRRRIYEGKAKVLFEGPEPGTLVQYFKDDATAFNNQKKGIITGKGVLNNRISEYLMSRLSEIGVPTHFVRRLNMREQLVREVEIIPIELVVRNTAAGSLSKRFGIPEGTPLPRSIIEYYYKSDELNNPMVTEEHITAFGWAAPQDLDDMVALSLRVNDYLSGLFLGIGLRLVDFKLEFGRLWENEEMRIVLADEISPDNCRLWDIKTNEKLDKDRFRQDLGQVEEAYQEVARRLGILPEGGPVDVKGPKTVQ, encoded by the coding sequence ATGACACGACGTCGGCGCATCTACGAAGGCAAGGCGAAGGTCCTGTTCGAAGGTCCGGAGCCGGGCACGCTGGTGCAGTACTTCAAGGACGACGCGACCGCCTTCAACAACCAGAAGAAGGGCATCATCACCGGCAAGGGGGTGCTGAACAACCGCATCTCCGAATACCTGATGAGCCGTCTGTCGGAAATCGGCGTGCCGACGCACTTCGTGCGCCGTCTGAACATGCGCGAGCAGCTGGTTCGCGAGGTCGAGATCATCCCCATCGAGCTGGTCGTGCGCAACACCGCCGCCGGCTCGCTGTCCAAGCGCTTCGGCATCCCCGAGGGGACCCCGCTGCCGCGCTCGATCATCGAGTATTATTACAAGTCCGACGAGCTGAACAATCCCATGGTCACCGAGGAGCACATCACGGCCTTCGGCTGGGCGGCTCCGCAGGACCTCGACGACATGGTGGCGCTGTCGCTCCGCGTGAACGACTATCTGTCGGGCCTCTTCCTCGGCATCGGCCTGCGGCTGGTGGACTTCAAGCTGGAGTTCGGCCGGCTCTGGGAGAACGAGGAGATGCGCATCGTCCTGGCCGACGAGATCAGCCCCGACAACTGCCGCCTGTGGGACATCAAGACCAACGAGAAGCTGGACAAGGACCGCTTCCGCCAGGACCTCGGTCAGGTCGAGGAGGCCTACCAGGAGGTCGCCCGGCGCCTCGGCATCCTGCCCGAAGGCGGCCCGGTGGACGTCAAGGGCCCCAAGACCGTCCAGTAA
- the purS gene encoding phosphoribosylformylglycinamidine synthase subunit PurS, whose protein sequence is MKAKVHVTLKRGVLDPQGKAIAHALHTLGFDGVEDVRAGKVIELQLKSTDEAAARKEVEAMCSKLLANTVIEDYAIELVA, encoded by the coding sequence ATGAAGGCGAAGGTTCACGTCACCCTCAAGCGCGGCGTTCTCGACCCCCAGGGCAAGGCCATCGCGCACGCGCTGCACACGCTGGGCTTCGACGGCGTCGAGGACGTCCGCGCCGGCAAGGTCATCGAGCTTCAGCTGAAGAGCACCGACGAGGCCGCCGCCCGCAAGGAGGTCGAGGCCATGTGCAGCAAGCTGCTTGCCAACACCGTGATCGAAGACTACGCGATCGAGCTGGTGGCCTGA
- a CDS encoding DNA-3-methyladenine glycosylase family protein, which translates to MSINHLSALDPIFAESLRVGGPTVRDFRRPDGFSGLLCLIIEQQLSTTVAAALWAKLQAMVGVVTPDAILALPDEDLRACGLSRQKIGYARGLAQTVADGRLDFDAIHKMDDEEAIAALITLKGIGRWTAEIYLMMALGRPDIWPVGDLAIQLGVQRLKGWAEKPTQAQLLAVAEPWRPHRSLAAQLVWHHYVALQEQARALKPVKIKKTPKGKTTP; encoded by the coding sequence ATGTCCATCAACCATCTCTCCGCGCTCGATCCCATCTTTGCCGAGTCCCTGCGCGTCGGTGGCCCGACGGTGCGCGACTTCCGCCGCCCGGACGGCTTCTCCGGCCTGCTCTGCCTGATCATCGAGCAACAGTTGTCCACCACGGTCGCCGCGGCGCTGTGGGCCAAGCTCCAGGCCATGGTCGGGGTGGTGACGCCCGACGCCATCCTGGCCCTGCCCGACGAGGATCTGCGGGCCTGCGGCCTGTCGCGCCAGAAGATCGGCTACGCCCGTGGGCTGGCCCAGACCGTCGCGGACGGCCGGCTGGACTTTGACGCCATTCACAAGATGGACGACGAGGAGGCCATCGCCGCCCTGATCACGCTGAAGGGCATCGGGCGCTGGACCGCCGAGATCTACCTGATGATGGCGCTCGGCCGGCCGGACATCTGGCCGGTCGGCGACCTCGCCATCCAGCTCGGCGTGCAGCGGCTGAAGGGCTGGGCGGAAAAGCCGACCCAGGCGCAGCTCCTCGCCGTCGCCGAGCCCTGGCGCCCGCACCGCAGCCTCGCCGCGCAGCTCGTCTGGCACCATTACGTAGCCCTGCAGGAGCAGGCCAGGGCCCTCAAACCGGTCAAGATCAAGAAGACGCCCAAAGGAAAGACGACACCGTGA